One segment of Thermosipho atlanticus DSM 15807 DNA contains the following:
- the lexA gene encoding transcriptional repressor LexA → MNQKLTRKQQRVLDFITSFIQQNGYSPSIRDIAKHFKLTPRGAHIHVIALEKKGYIKKNSNKSRSISLVKRPESISVPVKGKISAGQGIEMFEIIDEEIEIPVRMLKGFGDYFALKVEGDSMIDAHILDGDFVILRRQYKVSNGQIAAVVYKDKITLKRFYLKDNKVVLKPENSNMEPIICSANEVRVIGKIIGVIRIFD, encoded by the coding sequence ATGAATCAAAAACTCACTAGAAAACAACAAAGAGTTTTAGATTTTATCACATCATTTATTCAACAAAATGGATACTCACCTTCCATAAGAGATATTGCAAAACATTTTAAACTTACACCAAGAGGTGCACATATACACGTTATTGCGCTAGAAAAAAAAGGATATATTAAGAAAAATTCTAATAAATCTCGTTCGATCTCATTGGTAAAGAGACCGGAAAGTATTAGCGTCCCAGTAAAAGGAAAAATATCTGCAGGTCAAGGGATAGAAATGTTTGAAATAATTGATGAAGAAATAGAAATCCCAGTAAGAATGCTTAAAGGATTTGGTGATTACTTTGCATTAAAAGTAGAAGGGGATAGCATGATCGATGCTCACATACTTGATGGAGATTTTGTAATCCTAAGAAGACAATACAAAGTTTCAAATGGACAAATAGCTGCTGTGGTATATAAAGATAAAATTACTTTAAAAAGGTTTTATTTAAAAGACAATAAAGTAGTATTAAAACCTGAAAATAGTAATATGGAACCAATTATCTGTTCTGCTAATGAAGTACGAGTAATAGGAAAAATTATAGGAGTCATAAGAATTTTTGATTGA
- a CDS encoding archease, giving the protein MYKEIDHTADVAYEIKSESFEGILKEILNIIKENYKPKNINCSIKHTQKYKIAENEDGLFDVVNDWIAAIDLGFFPIDIRKHSDVYISEFCSYKGLEGEKFKALTYYNLNIEKTNTYFYTKVVFDV; this is encoded by the coding sequence ATGTACAAAGAAATTGATCACACAGCAGATGTAGCTTATGAAATCAAATCAGAAAGCTTTGAAGGAATACTGAAAGAAATATTAAACATAATTAAAGAAAATTATAAACCGAAAAATATCAATTGTTCTATCAAACACACTCAAAAATATAAAATTGCTGAGAACGAAGATGGACTCTTTGATGTTGTAAATGATTGGATTGCAGCTATAGATCTTGGATTTTTTCCCATTGATATAAGAAAACATTCAGATGTCTATATTTCCGAGTTTTGTTCGTATAAAGGATTAGAAGGAGAAAAATTTAAGGCATTAACTTATTACAACCTAAATATCGAAAAAACAAATACATATTTTTACACAAAGGTGGTGTTTGATGTATGA